A single Lolium perenne isolate Kyuss_39 chromosome 6, Kyuss_2.0, whole genome shotgun sequence DNA region contains:
- the LOC127325943 gene encoding mitogen-activated protein kinase kinase kinase 18 — MGILGDWQRGPVIGRGASATVSIATDRVTGDVLAVKSVGMALAGVLLREQSVLSALSSPYVVSCVGSGVSAASDGSGYELFLELAPGGSLADEIRRCGGRCEEPLIRSRVGDVLRGLAHVHGSGIAHCDVKARNVLVGADGRAKLADFGCARRTVEAEDLGNSNAAAISGTPMFLSPEAARGEAQGTAADIWAVGCTVIEMATGGAPWPGLSSPAAALHHVARSEDVPEAPAWLSGEGKDFLARCLVRDPAQRWTADQLLQHPFVASTETNPTSNSKAAPIERWVSPKSVLDQGFWFWEEDSSSTTVPADRVRALASTESPDWTWSGEEWIAVCGTTTTEKMDAETTEAAGGSNADDEHVPSSSRSDGAEPGCVGGSSSNVTHGGSRSGDDGSSWSCTSSCVCCNGVVELAIRSNGWHWPCPSWQLLSRVLFSLSGPPRGPFRHAPGVTGAVIRRRCVPVVTAYYSTKSRQLTSAHFGIAGQPNRLLVRLHCAGLFFLVIKQTRSIYF, encoded by the coding sequence ATGGGCATTCTTGGCGATTGGCAGCGGGGTCCGGTGATCGGCCGCGGAGCGTCGGCGACGGTGTCGATCGCCACGGACCGCGTCACTGGCGACGTGTTGGCGGTGAAGTCGGTGGGGATGGCGCTGGCGGGCGTCCTGCTGCGAGAGCAGAGCGTGCTGTCCGCCCTGAGCTCACCGTACGTGGTGTCGTGCGTGGGGTCCGGTGTGTCGGCGGCATCGGATGGTAGCGGCTACGAATTGTTCCTGGAGCTGGCGCCAGGCGGGTCCCTGGCGGACGAGATCAGGCGGTGCGGCGGGCGGTGCGAGGAGCCCCTGATCCGGTCGCGCGTGGGCGATGTCCTGCGCGGCCTGGCCCACGTCCACGGCTCCGGGATCGCGCACTGCGACGTCAAGGCGCGGAACGTGCTTGTGGGCGCGGACGGGCGCGCGAAGCTCGCGGACTTCGGGTGCGCGCGGCGGACTGTGGAGGCCGAGGACCTCGGCAACAGTAATGCGGCGGCGATCAGCGGCACGCCGATGTTCCTGTCGCCCGAGGCAGCGCGCGGCGAGGCGCAGGGCACGGCCGCGGACATCTGGGCGGTCGGGTGCACGGTCATCGAGATGGCCACCGGCGGTGCGCCGTGGCCGGGGCTCAGCAGCCCCGCCGCGGCGCTCCACCACGTCGCCCGCTCCGAGGACGTCCCCGAGGCCCCCGCGTGGCTCTCCGGCGAGGGGAAGGACTTCCTCGCCAGGTGCCTGGTCAGAGACCCCGCCCAGAGGTGGACCGCGGATCAGCTGCTTCAGCACCCGTTCGTCGCATCCACGGAAACCAATCCCACCTCCAACTCCAAAGCTGCGCCGATCGAGCGGTGGGTTTCGCCCAAGAGCGTCCTCGACCAGGGCTTCTGGTTCTGGGAGGAGGACTCGTCGTCGACGACGGTGCCCGCCGACCGTGTCCGCGCACTGGCGTCCACCGAGTCGCCCGACTGGACCTGGAGCGGCGAGGAATGGATCGCCGTCTGCGGCACGACCACGACGGAGAAAATGGACGCGGAAACGACGGAGGCCGCGGGCGGCAGCAATGCCGACGATGAGCACGTCCCCTCCTCATCCCGTTCCGACGGCGCCGAGCCTGGTTGCGTCGGCGGCTCCTCCTCAAACGTGACGCACGGCGGCAGTAGGTCGGGTGACGACGGCAGTAGCTGGAGCTGTACATCCTCGTGCGTGTGTTGTAACGGCGTGGTTGAGTTGGCGATCCGGAGCAATGGATGGCATTGGCCGTGTCCGAGCTGGCAGTTACTTTCCCGCGTGCTGTTTTCGTTGTCCGGGCCGCCGCGGGGACCTTTTCGTCACGCGCCGGGCGTGACCGGAGCCGTAATTAGGAGGAGGTGCGTGCCGGTGGTTACAGCGTACTACTCCACCAAGAGCCGACAATTAACCTCAGCACACTTTGGCATTGCTGGTCAACCAAACAGATTACTGGTCCGATTGCATTGCGCCGGTTTGTTTTTTCTTGTAATAAAACAAACTCGGTCAATCTATTTCTAA